In Pontibacillus yanchengensis, the following are encoded in one genomic region:
- a CDS encoding acyl-CoA dehydrogenase family protein — MHPVDRKISGAQFLLSSVEIEDVFTPEELSDEHRMIQNTALQFIEKEVHAKRNQIENQDFELVASLMREAGGIGLLGHSIPERFGGLGLDKVSKGIVGEALGSGSGYSVAHSNHTCIATLPITYFGTKEQKEKYLPKLASGEYLGAYCLTEPEAGSDALSAKTTAVLNEEGTHYLLNGTKIYITNASFADTFIVYAKVDGEHFSSFIVEKDFPGLTIGPEEQKMGIKGSSTCSVIMEDCKVPRENLLGEVGKGHLIALNVLNLGRFNLGFATTGAAKEVMNLTLRQITERKQFGRSIADFPASKEKVAVMASKLFAAESVMYRTAGLVESALEDMYDSEDHKQVAKAMNEHSLESAICKVIGSETLDELVDEGVQLHGGAGFIKEYPIEQAYRDARINRIFEGTNEINRLLIPGGFFKKIAKENVDIQSIIEEAQYALQLDDSLEGATSIDQLNHAVKTFRRMFLVCAGAAYETYGEHIKEEQETLMKLADIAISLYAAESVVARAQKALENRDSKVDLKVNLATTFVEECIWTVDRCAKQLGSSLLKGNIRSQFLTMVSNKLTSYITENRNERNRWIADQMYESAKFIR; from the coding sequence ATGCATCCAGTGGACAGGAAGATTAGTGGTGCACAGTTTCTATTATCCAGTGTGGAGATAGAAGATGTATTTACACCAGAAGAACTTTCCGATGAACATCGTATGATTCAAAATACAGCACTTCAGTTTATTGAAAAAGAAGTACATGCAAAGCGAAATCAAATCGAAAATCAGGATTTTGAATTAGTAGCTTCCTTAATGCGTGAAGCAGGGGGTATTGGTTTACTTGGTCATAGTATTCCCGAACGTTTTGGAGGCCTAGGACTAGATAAAGTAAGTAAAGGGATTGTTGGAGAAGCGCTAGGAAGTGGAAGTGGCTATTCGGTTGCCCATAGTAATCATACTTGTATTGCTACGCTACCTATTACGTACTTTGGGACAAAGGAGCAGAAAGAAAAGTACCTCCCTAAGCTTGCATCTGGTGAATACCTCGGAGCCTATTGCCTTACCGAGCCAGAAGCTGGTTCTGATGCCTTATCTGCTAAAACGACAGCAGTGTTAAACGAAGAAGGCACGCACTATCTATTAAATGGTACAAAAATTTATATTACAAATGCCAGTTTTGCTGATACGTTTATTGTTTACGCCAAGGTCGATGGAGAGCATTTTTCCTCTTTTATTGTAGAGAAGGATTTTCCTGGCCTTACTATTGGCCCAGAGGAACAAAAAATGGGAATTAAAGGGTCATCTACTTGCTCCGTCATTATGGAAGATTGTAAGGTACCTAGAGAAAATCTTCTAGGCGAAGTCGGGAAGGGGCATCTTATTGCACTTAATGTTTTGAATCTTGGACGATTTAACTTAGGATTTGCGACTACTGGAGCTGCCAAGGAAGTGATGAATCTTACCTTAAGACAAATTACAGAGCGTAAACAGTTTGGAAGGAGTATAGCAGATTTTCCAGCAAGTAAGGAAAAGGTAGCGGTCATGGCTAGCAAGTTGTTTGCTGCTGAATCTGTAATGTATAGAACGGCAGGATTGGTTGAATCAGCTCTAGAAGATATGTATGACTCTGAAGATCATAAACAAGTTGCCAAAGCAATGAATGAACACTCACTCGAATCTGCAATCTGTAAAGTGATTGGTTCCGAGACGTTGGATGAACTCGTTGATGAAGGCGTTCAACTTCATGGGGGAGCAGGTTTTATAAAGGAATATCCAATCGAGCAAGCTTATCGAGATGCTAGAATCAATCGTATTTTTGAAGGAACCAATGAGATTAATCGCTTATTAATTCCTGGAGGTTTTTTTAAGAAGATAGCCAAAGAGAACGTAGATATACAGTCAATCATAGAAGAAGCTCAGTATGCCTTACAACTTGATGATTCACTGGAAGGTGCTACCTCAATAGATCAACTTAACCATGCTGTGAAAACATTTCGTCGTATGTTCCTAGTGTGTGCTGGAGCTGCCTATGAAACGTATGGAGAGCATATCAAAGAAGAACAAGAAACACTTATGAAACTTGCTGATATAGCAATTTCTTTATATGCCGCTGAATCAGTTGTAGCACGAGCCCAAAAGGCATTGGAAAATCGTGATTCAAAAGTGGACTTAAAAGTAAATTTAGCTACGACGTTTGTAGAAGAGTGCATTTGGACAGTCGATCGTTGTGCCAAGCAGTTAGGTTCAAGCTTATTAAAAGGAAATATTCGTTCGCAGTTTTTAACAATGGTATCGAATAAGCTTACATCATATATAACAGAAAACCGTAATGAACGTAATCGTTGGATAGCTGATCAAATGTATGAATCAGCAAAATTTATACGTTAG